The Desmonostoc muscorum LEGE 12446 genome includes a region encoding these proteins:
- a CDS encoding response regulator produces MYPNNRFPTNLQCLQGLRVLVVDHNGDFSDSIALLLQPYGVEVQTASLTQQALEIFVQWQPDVLVSDIALSKEGGYPLIQQVRTQAGERGEAVLIIAVTGYANKKILQSPLYVGFDLLFTKPLDFNEFLAVLACLAICQQSSYTIAQRILGHVPRHDRLSLEKQLDLVFPS; encoded by the coding sequence ATGTATCCAAATAATAGATTTCCGACTAATCTTCAATGCCTCCAAGGGCTGCGAGTACTCGTTGTAGATCATAATGGCGATTTCTCCGATTCGATCGCCCTGCTGCTGCAACCCTATGGTGTGGAGGTGCAAACAGCATCTTTAACTCAGCAAGCTTTGGAAATATTTGTCCAATGGCAACCTGATGTCCTCGTGAGTGACATTGCCTTGTCAAAAGAGGGTGGCTATCCCCTGATTCAACAAGTGAGAACTCAGGCGGGAGAGCGAGGGGAAGCGGTGCTAATCATTGCTGTGACGGGCTATGCCAATAAAAAGATACTTCAAAGTCCTCTGTATGTTGGGTTTGACCTGTTGTTCACAAAACCCCTGGATTTTAATGAGTTTCTTGCTGTGCTTGCCTGTTTAGCAATTTGTCAACAGTCCTCATACACTATCGCTCAACGAATTTTGGGTCATGTTCCTAGACACGATCGTCTAAGTCTTGAAAAGCAGTTAGATTTGGTATTTCCAAGTTAG
- the gntT gene encoding guanitoxin biosynthesis MATE family efflux transporter GntT: protein MNLTFSSQYDFVPRYFRLALANVLSNIMVPLANLVSIIFLGHLEEIHHFAGVALAANLLNFLYFVLLFLRMGTTGVTAQAVGRDDTEGVLLVGLRNGLIALVLGIALVLLQHPLGELGFTLLNVTPEIKSSGLAYFNTQIWGAPAVLLNYVLIGWFLGQEKNGLVVLLSVVGNGSKIALDYLFIIHLGWESTGAGVSYATSQYLSLLVGLIFFCTEIQWLKVQAVVGKIWDIRAIKSILTLNGNIFVSNLVFMFTSLTFSYQGAQMGTIIYAQNALLAQICNLSFYLVEGLGFSTETLVGNFKGKGASQQLAPLAGVSVSTAVLVGLSIGGVCWLFPDTVFGLLTNHTEVTENIHIFVPWLLLVLIYSSISFMLDGYFLGLAQGHTLRNVSLAALIVGFIPTDFAAIKFSSNHILWLTLCLFYAIRMVMLGVQLLRTFRSDVEDGGSLIDTNTIAKKLPFN, encoded by the coding sequence ATGAACCTGACGTTTTCAAGCCAGTATGACTTCGTACCTCGCTACTTCCGACTAGCTCTTGCCAATGTCCTATCAAATATTATGGTGCCACTGGCTAATTTAGTCAGTATTATCTTCTTGGGTCATCTTGAAGAAATCCATCACTTCGCTGGAGTCGCTCTCGCTGCAAACCTGCTTAACTTTCTCTACTTTGTTTTACTCTTTTTACGAATGGGGACTACTGGAGTAACAGCGCAAGCAGTTGGACGAGATGACACTGAAGGTGTGTTGTTGGTAGGATTGCGTAATGGTTTAATTGCTTTAGTGCTGGGAATTGCGCTCGTACTCTTGCAGCACCCTTTGGGGGAGTTGGGGTTTACCCTACTAAATGTTACCCCAGAGATCAAATCTTCAGGTCTAGCCTATTTCAACACTCAAATCTGGGGAGCGCCTGCGGTTTTGCTCAATTACGTTCTGATAGGTTGGTTTCTGGGACAAGAAAAAAACGGCTTGGTTGTGCTGTTGTCTGTGGTTGGTAATGGTTCAAAAATCGCACTTGACTACCTATTTATTATTCACTTGGGATGGGAAAGTACGGGTGCTGGAGTTTCCTATGCAACAAGCCAATATCTGTCCTTGTTGGTGGGATTAATATTTTTCTGCACAGAAATACAGTGGCTTAAGGTACAAGCCGTAGTTGGAAAAATTTGGGACATAAGAGCTATAAAATCTATCTTGACCCTCAATGGAAACATATTTGTCAGCAATTTAGTTTTTATGTTTACCTCCTTAACGTTTTCTTATCAGGGCGCACAGATGGGGACGATTATCTACGCTCAAAATGCCTTGCTTGCACAGATATGCAATTTGAGTTTTTATCTTGTAGAAGGATTGGGATTCAGTACAGAAACTCTAGTCGGAAATTTTAAAGGAAAAGGAGCTTCACAACAGTTAGCACCCCTAGCGGGTGTTTCTGTCTCAACTGCTGTGCTGGTGGGACTGTCTATCGGCGGAGTGTGTTGGCTATTTCCCGATACTGTTTTTGGGTTGTTAACCAACCACACCGAAGTTACCGAAAACATTCATATTTTTGTTCCCTGGTTGCTACTCGTCCTAATATATAGTTCAATCAGTTTTATGCTAGATGGTTACTTCTTGGGTTTAGCACAAGGGCATACCCTCCGCAATGTGAGTTTAGCCGCTCTTATAGTGGGATTTATCCCTACTGATTTTGCCGCTATTAAGTTTTCGAGTAACCATATCTTGTGGTTGACTTTGTGTTTGTTTTATGCTATCAGAATGGTGATGCTTGGGGTACAGTTGCTTAGGACATTTAGGAGTGATGTTGAGGATGGTGGTTCCTTGATAGATACCAACACAATTGCTAAGAAGTTACCTTTTAACTAG
- a CDS encoding allophycocyanin has protein sequence MSVITKIILNADAEVRYLSPGELDQIKMFITSSERRLRLVQALTLSRDRIIKQAASELFQKRPTLVSPGGNAYGKDMTATCLRDMDYYLRLITYSVAVGDATPIEEIGVIGVRQMYKSLGTPIESVAESVRAMKNIAISMLSGEDVGEVGTYFDYLINAL, from the coding sequence ATGAGTGTTATTACGAAAATTATTTTAAATGCAGATGCCGAGGTTCGCTATCTCAGCCCTGGAGAACTCGACCAGATCAAGATGTTTATTACCAGTAGTGAGCGCCGTCTACGCCTTGTGCAAGCTTTAACTTTAAGCCGCGATCGCATTATTAAACAAGCCGCAAGCGAACTTTTCCAAAAGCGTCCAACCCTTGTTTCTCCGGGTGGTAATGCCTACGGCAAAGATATGACTGCCACCTGCCTGCGGGATATGGATTACTACCTGCGCTTGATTACTTACAGCGTTGCCGTTGGAGATGCTACACCAATTGAAGAAATCGGAGTCATTGGTGTTCGCCAAATGTACAAATCCCTCGGCACTCCAATTGAGTCCGTTGCTGAAAGTGTCCGTGCTATGAAGAACATCGCTATCTCGATGTTGTCTGGAGAAGATGTTGGCGAAGTTGGTACTTACTTCGATTACCTAATTAACGCTCTCTAG
- a CDS encoding class I SAM-dependent DNA methyltransferase, whose product MNKKNDVEKYYDNFSDKYDEAAKSSECNVQVYDEAKKIFLKYNHQTGSILDVGCGTGLLSDVLQGNFEYTGIDVSGGMLKYASERGYKTIHQTIEDGLPKIENKSYDFVVSLSALFLVEDIHMSLNQIARIARKGILIGLDRLTDDYIKNAYLPVYDHSKINIPNTLEDYLFLGWISPTLGTPIYTRMIYIELDEKALN is encoded by the coding sequence ATGAATAAAAAAAATGATGTAGAAAAGTATTATGATAATTTTTCTGATAAATATGATGAAGCGGCGAAAAGCTCTGAATGCAATGTTCAAGTTTATGATGAAGCTAAAAAAATATTTCTGAAGTATAATCATCAAACAGGGAGTATCCTAGATGTAGGATGTGGGACAGGACTGCTAAGTGATGTTCTCCAAGGTAATTTTGAATATACAGGAATTGATGTTTCAGGAGGTATGCTGAAATATGCTTCTGAACGAGGTTATAAAACCATACATCAGACCATAGAAGATGGTCTTCCTAAGATTGAAAATAAATCTTACGATTTTGTTGTTTCTTTAAGCGCATTGTTCTTGGTAGAAGATATCCATATGTCTCTCAACCAGATTGCTAGAATAGCTCGAAAAGGTATTCTAATAGGGCTAGATCGTCTAACAGATGACTATATTAAAAATGCTTATTTGCCCGTTTACGATCATTCAAAAATTAATATTCCAAATACTTTAGAAGACTATTTGTTCTTGGGCTGGATATCTCCAACTCTTGGTACTCCTATTTACACACGAATGATATATATAGAGCTTGATGAGAAAGCTCTCAATTGA
- a CDS encoding high light inducible protein, producing MSANTNIASSMNNQRNAWLWGFTPQTEVWNGRLAMIGFISAVLIEVFSGQGLLHFWNIL from the coding sequence ATGTCAGCTAACACAAACATCGCTTCTTCAATGAACAATCAGCGCAATGCTTGGCTTTGGGGCTTTACACCTCAGACTGAAGTCTGGAACGGTCGTTTAGCCATGATTGGCTTCATATCCGCCGTTCTCATTGAAGTTTTTTCTGGTCAAGGCTTGCTTCACTTCTGGAATATTTTGTAG
- a CDS encoding orange carotenoid protein N-terminal domain-containing protein, with product MSFTIESARSIFPDTQVANAIPVTVESFNQLSAEDQLALLWFAYTEMGITITPAAMQVVNMVFAEKTLTQIKQMSTGEQTQVMCDLVNHTDTDICRTYSSFGTNVKLGFWYELGEWMKQGIVAPIPKGYKLSTQASDVLQAIRQLEGGQQLSILQDIVVNMGYVPTVGTQKVKEPVVAPKDIAPRPQVNIKGIDNLTVLSYMENMNAFDFEAAVALFAEDGALQPPFQEPVIGHESILTYMREECYGLKLIPETGVSEPAEAEFTRIKVTGKVQTPWFGESVGINLAWRFLLNPQDKIFFVAIDLLASPQELLNLGFVR from the coding sequence ATGTCGTTTACTATCGAATCTGCACGCTCCATTTTTCCTGACACTCAAGTTGCTAATGCGATTCCAGTTACCGTTGAATCATTCAATCAACTCAGTGCTGAGGATCAGTTGGCTTTACTTTGGTTTGCCTATACTGAGATGGGAATTACAATCACTCCCGCTGCTATGCAGGTAGTCAACATGGTCTTTGCAGAAAAAACCCTAACTCAAATCAAGCAGATGTCTACCGGAGAGCAAACGCAAGTTATGTGCGATCTGGTTAACCATACTGATACGGACATCTGCCGTACATACTCATCTTTCGGCACAAATGTCAAGTTGGGCTTCTGGTATGAGTTAGGCGAGTGGATGAAGCAAGGAATCGTTGCTCCCATTCCAAAAGGTTATAAACTTTCTACCCAGGCATCAGATGTCCTCCAAGCTATCCGTCAACTTGAAGGAGGCCAGCAACTCAGCATATTACAGGATATTGTCGTTAACATGGGGTATGTCCCAACGGTTGGCACTCAAAAAGTCAAAGAACCTGTTGTTGCACCTAAAGATATCGCACCACGACCTCAGGTCAACATTAAGGGCATCGACAACTTGACAGTCCTAAGCTACATGGAGAATATGAACGCCTTTGACTTCGAGGCGGCTGTGGCTTTATTTGCTGAAGATGGTGCCTTGCAACCTCCTTTCCAAGAACCGGTTATTGGTCATGAGTCGATCCTTACATATATGCGTGAAGAATGCTATGGACTCAAGCTGATTCCGGAAACAGGAGTGTCTGAACCAGCAGAAGCAGAGTTCACCCGGATTAAAGTGACGGGTAAAGTGCAAACTCCCTGGTTTGGTGAAAGTGTTGGCATAAATCTAGCATGGCGGTTCTTACTCAATCCCCAAGACAAGATTTTCTTTGTGGCGATCGATTTGCTGGCATCTCCCCAAGAACTACTGAACCTGGGCTTCGTAAGGTAG
- the cimA gene encoding citramalate synthase has product MTTISSPQLWLYDTTLRDGTQREGLSVSIEDKLRIAKRLEQLGIPFIEGGWPGANPKDVQFFWQLQEDPLKHSEVVAFCSTRRPNTCAAEEPMLQAILAAGTRWVTIFGKSWDLHVTTGLKTTLEENLAMIRDTIEYLRSQGRRVIYDAEHWFDGYKHNRDYALQTLQAAIASGAEWLVLCDTNGGTLPHEVSQIVQDVVTVTGDCVSGTGDWGLGNRKESSQSPIPNPQSPMPQIGIHTHNDSEMAVANAIAAVMAGAKMVQGTINGYGERCGNANLCSLIPNLQLKLGYSCISGDQLTQLTEASRFVSEVVNLAPDEHAPFVGRSAFAHKGGIHVSAVERNPLTYEHMQPEQVGNRRRIVISEQSGLSNVLAKARSFGIELDQLKAEAKQILQRLKDLESEGFQFEAAEASFALLMHEALGGRQKFFEVKGFQVHCDLIEGKEASNALATIKVAVEGKNILEAAEGNGPVAALDAALRKALVNFYPQIATFDLTDYKVRILNGHTGTAAKTRVLVESGNGHQRWTTVGVSTNILEASYQAVVEGLEYGLLLHSQAEAAVKASS; this is encoded by the coding sequence ATGACCACAATTTCTTCACCTCAACTTTGGCTCTATGACACTACACTACGGGATGGCACTCAGCGCGAGGGGCTATCTGTCTCGATAGAAGATAAGTTACGCATTGCCAAAAGACTCGAACAACTGGGAATCCCCTTTATTGAAGGCGGTTGGCCTGGTGCTAATCCCAAGGATGTACAATTTTTCTGGCAACTCCAAGAAGATCCGCTCAAACATTCAGAAGTTGTTGCTTTTTGTTCGACTCGACGCCCCAACACCTGTGCGGCAGAAGAACCGATGCTACAAGCGATTTTAGCTGCGGGAACTCGCTGGGTGACGATTTTTGGCAAGTCTTGGGATTTACATGTCACAACCGGACTCAAGACGACATTGGAAGAAAATTTAGCAATGATTCGTGACACTATTGAGTACCTCCGTTCTCAAGGGCGTCGCGTGATCTACGATGCTGAACATTGGTTTGATGGCTATAAGCACAATCGAGATTATGCTTTACAGACATTACAGGCAGCGATCGCATCTGGTGCCGAGTGGCTAGTCCTGTGTGATACCAATGGCGGCACTTTACCCCATGAAGTTAGCCAAATTGTCCAAGATGTGGTAACGGTGACTGGGGACTGTGTATCGGGGACTGGGGACTGGGGACTAGGAAATAGGAAAGAATCTTCCCAGTCCCCAATCCCTAATCCCCAATCCCCAATGCCCCAAATTGGAATTCACACTCATAACGATTCGGAAATGGCGGTTGCTAACGCAATAGCCGCCGTTATGGCAGGGGCAAAGATGGTACAAGGCACAATTAACGGTTACGGTGAACGTTGTGGGAATGCTAACCTCTGTTCGTTAATTCCCAATTTACAACTTAAACTGGGTTACAGTTGTATCTCAGGAGACCAGCTAACACAACTTACAGAAGCGAGTCGTTTTGTGAGTGAGGTGGTTAATCTTGCTCCTGATGAACATGCGCCCTTTGTAGGACGTTCGGCTTTTGCTCACAAAGGTGGTATTCATGTATCCGCTGTGGAACGTAATCCCCTGACTTACGAACACATGCAACCGGAACAAGTGGGGAATCGTCGCCGCATCGTCATTTCGGAACAGTCGGGACTGAGCAATGTTTTAGCTAAAGCCCGCAGTTTTGGCATTGAATTGGATCAATTAAAGGCAGAGGCTAAGCAAATTCTCCAGCGCCTCAAAGATTTGGAGAGTGAAGGATTTCAATTTGAAGCAGCAGAAGCCAGTTTTGCACTGTTGATGCATGAAGCTTTGGGAGGACGCCAAAAGTTTTTTGAAGTCAAGGGTTTTCAAGTCCACTGTGATTTGATTGAGGGAAAAGAAGCTAGCAACGCTTTAGCCACAATCAAAGTTGCTGTTGAGGGTAAAAATATTTTGGAGGCGGCGGAAGGGAACGGCCCGGTTGCAGCTTTGGATGCAGCTTTACGCAAGGCTTTGGTGAACTTTTATCCCCAAATTGCAACTTTTGATTTGACGGATTACAAGGTGCGGATTCTCAACGGACATACGGGCACTGCGGCGAAAACCCGTGTGTTAGTAGAATCGGGCAATGGTCATCAACGCTGGACAACGGTAGGAGTTTCTACCAACATTTTGGAAGCTTCCTATCAAGCTGTGGTGGAAGGCTTGGAATATGGTTTGTTGTTGCACTCCCAAGCTGAAGCAGCCGTGAAAGCTTCGAGTTGA
- a CDS encoding ABC transporter ATP-binding protein, whose protein sequence is MLADRGRLKSDIPTFTSLQRLFPYFKAYRFQWLTAVLALLAVHVVEAAIPIYLKVGIDLISKQDDNILLPVLAILGLTALRFAILHFGRRNNAVISIYISYDLRQAFYAHLQSLGRGFYANYHLGDLIARATNDMESIRRFFRSAVHRLVSLIGVALIAPIFMAQQSLQLTLLLIPLLLVIAANGWYLAGRILLASAAVQAGFGALTETVQQNLKGIRTIQSHAQEEGEIRHFTGVSNRYAVANQKLIHLNAILTASIVLGSGLMTLIVVGVGGSQVLAGEMSVGTLTAFIFYLGMILGVIKESSFVVYTLLNASTAATRVFQIMDEKPEIQDAPAGSSAQPIKGEIAVYNLSYSYPVSTELRSPLVLEQISLSISPGEMIAIIGRVGSGKSTLLRLLARQLEPNSGQIKVDGQDLRDIPLSHLRENLSFVPQDTFLFAAPISENISFDNPERSPESIWQAARSAQLEATINKFSAGLSTLIGERGVTLSGGQKQRTSLARGLIRQTPILLLDDCFSALDTKTEALVLSQLRSVRDGLTTVLVSHRMLAARYVDRIYVLEQGRIVETGSHEKLIAQDGYYAKLSGMQDET, encoded by the coding sequence ATGCTAGCTGACCGAGGAAGATTGAAATCGGACATACCTACCTTCACCTCATTGCAGCGACTTTTTCCCTACTTCAAGGCTTACCGTTTTCAGTGGTTGACAGCAGTATTAGCCCTGCTGGCTGTTCATGTTGTTGAAGCTGCCATTCCCATCTATCTGAAAGTCGGCATTGATCTGATTTCAAAACAGGACGATAATATCTTATTGCCGGTTCTGGCGATACTTGGTTTGACGGCTCTGCGCTTTGCGATCCTGCACTTTGGTCGCCGCAACAACGCGGTAATCTCAATTTACATATCCTATGACTTACGGCAAGCATTTTATGCACACTTACAGTCCCTTGGTCGCGGCTTCTATGCCAATTACCACTTGGGTGACTTGATTGCACGAGCGACCAATGACATGGAGTCCATCCGGCGCTTTTTTCGTTCTGCGGTGCATCGACTAGTGAGCCTAATTGGCGTGGCGTTGATTGCACCGATTTTTATGGCGCAGCAGTCGCTCCAGTTGACATTGTTGCTCATTCCGTTACTGCTAGTGATAGCCGCTAATGGCTGGTATTTGGCGGGGCGCATTCTGCTTGCATCGGCAGCGGTGCAAGCGGGTTTTGGTGCGCTGACAGAAACAGTGCAGCAAAACCTCAAGGGTATCCGTACTATCCAGTCACATGCACAGGAAGAGGGTGAGATTAGACATTTTACAGGAGTGTCAAATCGTTATGCGGTAGCTAATCAAAAGTTGATCCATTTGAACGCTATTCTTACCGCCTCTATTGTGTTGGGTAGTGGTTTGATGACCTTAATCGTTGTTGGCGTCGGTGGAAGCCAAGTATTGGCAGGGGAAATGAGCGTCGGCACGCTGACAGCTTTCATCTTTTATTTGGGTATGATTCTGGGGGTAATCAAGGAGAGCAGTTTTGTAGTTTATACTTTGCTGAATGCCAGTACAGCTGCAACCAGAGTATTTCAGATCATGGATGAAAAACCTGAGATTCAAGATGCTCCGGCAGGCTCATCAGCCCAGCCAATCAAGGGCGAAATCGCGGTGTACAATCTGTCATATAGTTACCCGGTCAGTACTGAACTGCGATCGCCTCTAGTTCTCGAACAGATATCCCTGAGTATCAGCCCTGGCGAAATGATTGCCATCATCGGTCGTGTAGGATCTGGCAAATCCACCTTGCTGCGGCTGCTGGCGAGGCAATTGGAGCCTAATAGCGGACAAATCAAAGTGGATGGGCAAGACCTACGAGACATCCCGCTAAGCCATCTGCGCGAGAACCTGTCATTTGTTCCCCAGGATACTTTTCTATTCGCTGCACCAATTTCGGAGAACATCTCATTCGATAATCCGGAGCGATCGCCCGAGTCAATCTGGCAGGCTGCCCGATCTGCACAGCTTGAAGCAACGATCAACAAATTCAGTGCAGGTTTATCCACACTGATTGGCGAGCGTGGGGTCACCTTATCGGGCGGACAGAAGCAAAGAACCAGTTTAGCCCGTGGCCTGATTCGCCAGACCCCCATCTTGCTGCTGGACGACTGCTTTTCGGCGCTGGATACCAAAACCGAGGCTTTGGTTCTGTCGCAATTGCGATCGGTCAGGGACGGACTCACCACGGTGCTGGTTTCTCACCGGATGTTAGCGGCGCGTTATGTAGACAGGATCTACGTACTTGAGCAAGGGCGCATCGTGGAGACTGGCAGTCATGAGAAACTAATTGCCCAGGATGGTTATTACGCCAAGCTCAGTGGTATGCAGGACGAGACTTGA
- a CDS encoding NAD(P)/FAD-dependent oxidoreductase, whose protein sequence is MKEILYLEVPTADIAAVRNWLQTDFQPAYGEKVLTPEGFRLKITTATTTAGAAISENLPGELSVFIWSVQRTTYLKVFRWAEQPFPNEKEILQHLIKEIRSRFPHHYPEPPAIDLSEQSIFAALAPHYPLTVKYFQKMPNGEYDLKRAYWWEQRWRQGVRNPQQPRQVVFSSQGDWGRGRGAGGDEGAGGEKLILSSPSSPSSPSSPSSPIYDIIYIGGALGVIHAAVMAKLGYKVLLLERMPFGRMNREWNISRDEIQSLLNLGLITPAELETIIAREYKDGFNKFFDANNPSKLRSPVLHTPTVLNLGLDSEKLLQLCGQKLQAAGGEIWDETEFIRADINESQVAIKVKHLPSEIEKQVTGRLLVDAMGTASPIAWQLNGGRAFDSVCPTVGAAIESGFEPGVWDSQLGDVLYSHGDISRGRQLIWELFPAAGEELTIYLFHYHEVNAENPGSLLEMYEDFFTILPEYRRCDMDKLVWKKPTFGYIPGHFSVGSRDRTIAFDRLIAIGDAASLQSPLIFTGFGSLVRNLERLTKLLDTALKHDLLSFQHLNQIRAYQSNVSVTWLFSKGMMVPTGKFLPPQRVNSMLNTFFGLLADEPPEVADNFIKDRCDWLTFNRLALKAAKKNPALLLWIWQLAGPKDLVRWLGSYFSFSRHALISALLSPWFPQFLSRVGSWLEPRNPALWLRLLAINYAIATGKPRSATQVAKTSPKAVIQKFSH, encoded by the coding sequence ATGAAAGAAATCCTTTATTTAGAAGTTCCAACTGCGGATATCGCTGCTGTGCGTAACTGGTTGCAAACAGATTTTCAACCGGCATATGGGGAAAAAGTGCTAACCCCGGAAGGCTTCCGTCTCAAAATCACCACCGCTACTACAACCGCTGGCGCTGCAATTTCCGAAAACTTGCCTGGAGAACTTTCTGTATTTATTTGGTCAGTGCAACGAACTACCTATCTAAAAGTGTTTCGTTGGGCAGAACAACCCTTTCCCAACGAGAAAGAAATTCTGCAACACCTAATCAAAGAAATCAGAAGCCGTTTTCCGCATCATTATCCGGAACCGCCAGCCATCGATTTATCCGAGCAATCGATTTTTGCAGCCCTAGCCCCTCACTACCCCCTCACCGTCAAGTATTTTCAGAAAATGCCCAACGGCGAATATGACCTCAAACGTGCCTACTGGTGGGAACAGCGATGGCGCCAAGGGGTACGGAATCCGCAGCAGCCCCGGCAGGTGGTGTTTTCGAGTCAAGGTGACTGGGGAAGAGGTAGGGGAGCAGGGGGAGATGAGGGAGCAGGGGGAGAGAAATTAATTCTTTCATCCCCCTCATCCCCCTCATCCCCCTCATCTCCCTCATCCCCCATTTACGACATCATCTACATCGGGGGCGCACTAGGCGTCATCCATGCGGCAGTGATGGCAAAACTTGGATATAAAGTCTTGCTGCTGGAACGAATGCCCTTTGGGCGGATGAACCGGGAATGGAATATTTCCCGCGATGAGATTCAAAGCTTACTTAACCTGGGTTTAATCACCCCCGCAGAGTTAGAAACCATCATTGCCAGAGAATACAAAGATGGATTCAATAAGTTTTTTGATGCTAATAATCCAAGTAAACTGCGATCGCCTGTATTGCACACACCCACAGTGCTAAATTTAGGCTTAGATTCCGAAAAGTTGCTGCAACTATGTGGGCAAAAGTTGCAAGCGGCAGGCGGAGAAATTTGGGATGAAACAGAGTTTATCCGTGCAGATATAAATGAATCACAAGTTGCGATAAAAGTCAAGCATTTACCCAGTGAAATTGAAAAACAAGTCACTGGGAGACTACTAGTAGATGCGATGGGAACAGCCTCCCCCATTGCTTGGCAATTAAATGGTGGTCGTGCCTTTGACAGCGTGTGTCCGACGGTAGGAGCGGCAATTGAGAGCGGATTTGAACCGGGGGTATGGGATTCTCAATTGGGAGACGTTCTTTACAGTCACGGGGATATTTCGCGGGGAAGACAGTTGATTTGGGAATTATTTCCCGCAGCAGGTGAAGAACTGACGATTTATTTATTTCATTATCATGAAGTCAATGCTGAAAATCCTGGTTCCTTGCTGGAGATGTACGAGGACTTTTTCACAATATTGCCAGAGTATCGCAGATGCGATATGGACAAATTGGTGTGGAAAAAGCCAACATTTGGCTATATACCGGGGCATTTTAGTGTCGGGAGTCGCGATCGCACAATTGCTTTTGATCGCTTGATTGCCATCGGTGATGCTGCATCACTCCAGTCTCCCTTGATTTTCACCGGTTTTGGTTCTCTAGTTCGTAACTTAGAGCGCTTAACAAAGCTATTGGATACCGCCCTCAAACATGACTTATTGAGTTTCCAACACTTAAACCAAATTCGCGCCTACCAAAGTAACGTTTCAGTGACTTGGCTATTTTCCAAAGGCATGATGGTACCCACAGGCAAATTTTTACCACCCCAGCGGGTTAATTCGATGCTCAACACCTTTTTTGGGCTGTTAGCAGACGAACCTCCAGAGGTGGCAGATAATTTCATCAAAGACAGATGTGATTGGTTAACCTTTAACCGCTTAGCACTCAAAGCAGCAAAGAAAAATCCAGCCTTGCTTTTATGGATTTGGCAACTTGCTGGGCCTAAGGATTTAGTGCGATGGCTTGGCAGTTATTTTAGCTTTTCTCGTCATGCCCTGATTAGCGCTTTACTGAGTCCGTGGTTCCCACAGTTTTTGAGCCGGGTAGGTTCTTGGCTAGAACCCCGAAATCCGGCATTGTGGTTGCGGCTGCTAGCGATTAATTACGCGATCGCCACAGGCAAACCGCGATCGGCTACTCAGGTAGCAAAAACTAGCCCAAAAGCCGTAATTCAGAAATTTAGTCATTAG
- a CDS encoding 2Fe-2S iron-sulfur cluster-binding protein has translation MPKVLAQGKTIECEQGSNLRTILLQNGIDLYNDGAKVINCRGIGSCGTCAVKVEGEVSVANWRDRTRRSLPPHSPTTNLRLACQTQILGDVNVTKFDGFWGQGSRIVWTPKG, from the coding sequence ATGCCTAAGGTACTAGCTCAAGGTAAAACAATTGAGTGTGAGCAAGGAAGCAATCTCCGCACAATTTTGCTGCAAAATGGTATTGACCTCTACAATGACGGTGCTAAGGTAATAAACTGTCGAGGTATTGGCAGTTGTGGTACCTGCGCGGTTAAGGTAGAGGGCGAAGTATCAGTAGCGAATTGGCGCGATCGCACACGGCGTTCGCTTCCTCCCCATTCTCCTACAACAAACCTGCGTTTAGCTTGCCAAACGCAGATTTTAGGCGATGTGAATGTGACAAAATTTGATGGATTTTGGGGACAAGGTTCTCGAATAGTGTGGACACCAAAAGGTTAA
- a CDS encoding NblA/ycf18 family protein translates to MELTLEQEFSLRSFTDQVQQMSREQAQEFLILQYKQMMIRETIYQDILKQQWKLDLDFASL, encoded by the coding sequence ATGGAACTAACTTTAGAGCAAGAATTTAGCCTTAGAAGCTTTACCGATCAGGTGCAGCAAATGTCCCGCGAACAAGCTCAAGAATTCTTGATTTTGCAGTATAAGCAGATGATGATTCGGGAAACGATATATCAGGACATTCTGAAACAACAGTGGAAATTAGATCTGGATTTTGCCTCTCTCTAA